The following are from one region of the Sorghum bicolor cultivar BTx623 chromosome 2, Sorghum_bicolor_NCBIv3, whole genome shotgun sequence genome:
- the LOC8054776 gene encoding ubiquitin carboxyl-terminal hydrolase 2, protein MGKKVKAKPKNSRKAHERDLPASSSEVGPGDAASQDASHSAEEAAASASGREHCGHYGHDNAHLDKVLLEILSSKHVASCEHCREDAPRKKGGAVGKQKKKGGTSKGATAKAQAKADKSDTWVCLDCGRHFCGGAVVDTKPYGHARRHAKQDRHWWAARYDDPTVAYCLSCEKEVSIEMPKLETVVAAAVEDKVVDAEDTDSWRLINPDANVIKGLPNLGNTCFFNAVLQSLLAVDRLRRKMLGPDVRTGALAMSLKKLFAETSASNHAGGALSPKNLFSSICSKYPQFRGYQMQDSHELLRCFLDGLRTEETEARKLEEEASDAGVPTIVDSIFGGQLSSTVSSTECSHSSVKHDQFLDLSLPVPSRRPPTKSVSSPPAKRTKQSIRDRNKSRRYGKVPARASPSVESKEQIQTIAERNNSQIPGSELEQVVSVSEKEAEPSGCSESCGSVSNQEQNATTNVENSICWLDYVADVDETKSEILDSADSTGTGQIWECRDATDGPLHPQDDALPKEQILGSEHSGENTVDDDASLQTVILLPYKELGTTAKERDETIENSYNSECEVPPLVVVSPVTENNTQPGYCGDVEQDDYIGLGDMFNEPEVTSEVKKEASKVEDIDVMAWSSNSADDEVDDSNAPVSVEGCLALYTEPELLSEPWLCEHCTNAARIKVDERKNVMEMTDGANEIKDGEEMMAGGDGRKDGKKLIVSCSKQEGIDQVMGTDGCKKDIDQIMATVDCSDNVHSDMHCKEARCVNTSLADPQQNCDCNFPDTENTSMQRSGALFTMNETEQSSNETSHKEQCMDLKRLELESSSLNNQHDSPIQYNDGHNVDITAKAASAPLSCGGESESCNATNNVEAPPVGDTEEVVSSSLPSDAQKTLLGAKDNEDAITKNQGRRKRMKMVGKAQLEQDNQNKQKDDETKVFRAALRRILISKAPPVLTINLNRFSQDSHGRYKKLKGHVRFKEMLDIQPFMDPRCNENTTSTYRLVGVVEHLGTMTGGHYIAYVRACKIGGRQQQSSGSKSWFYASDGQVREASLEEVLNCEAYILFYERVGD, encoded by the exons GTCATGTGAGCACTGCCGAGAAGATGCCCCAAGAAAGAAAGGTGGTGCTGTGGGTAAGCAGAAGAAGAAAGGAGGCACCTCCAAAGGCGCTACTGCCAAGGCGCAGGCGAAGGCGGATAAAAGTGATACGTGGGTCTGCTTGGACTGTGGTCGGCATTTTTGTGGTGGTGCAGTAGTGGATACCAAGCCCTATGGCCATGCCAGACGGCATGCTAAGCAGGACCGGCATTGGTGGGCTGCAAGGTATGATGACCCAACAGTTGCTTATTGTTTGTCAtgtgaaaaggaggtgtcaattGAGATGCCCAAATTAGAGACAGTTGTTGCAGCAGCAGTGGAAGATAAGGTGGTTGATGCAGAGGATACTGATTCATGGCGTTTGATTAACCCCGATGCTAATGTGATCAAAGGGCTGCCGAATCTGGGAAATACATGTTTCTTCAATGCAGTGCTGCAGAGCCTCCTCGCGGTTGATAGGCTGCGCAGGAAGATGTTAGGACCAGACGTTCGTACGGGGGCCCTTGCTATGTCACTGAAGAAGCTTTTTGCAGAGACAAGTGCTTCAAATCATGCAGGAGGTGCGCTAAGCCCGAAGAACCTCTTCTCAAGCATTTGCTCAAAATATCCACAGTTTAGGGGCTACCAGATGCAGGATAGCCATGAATTGCTCCGTTGTTTTCTTGATGGTTTGCGTACAGAGGAAACTGAAGCACGGAAGCTAGAGGAGGAAGCTTCAGATGCAGGGGTTCCCACAATTGTGGATTCCATTTTTGGGGGTCAGCTGTCTAGTACTGTGTCCAGCACAGAATGCTCACACAGTTCTGTTAAACATGATCAATTCCTTGATCTCTCACTACCAGTTCCATCAAGGAGGCCTCCAACCAAGAGTGTTTCATCACCACCAGCAAAGAGGACCAAACAATCCATACGAGATAGGAATAAAAGCCGCAGATATGGGAAGGTTCCAGCTCGAGCATCTCCTTCAGTAGAGAGTAAAGAACAGATCCAAACAATTGCTGAGCGTAACAATTCCCAAATTCCTGGTTCAGAACTCGAACAGGTAGTCAGCGTCAGCGAGAAAGAGGCTGAGCCCTCTGGATGCAGTGAGTCATGTGGTTCTGTGTCTAATCAAGAACAAAATGCCACTACAAATGTGGAGAATAGCATCTGCTGGTTGGATTATGTCGCCGATGTGGATGAAACAAAATCCGAGATTCTTGATTCTGCAGATTCTACTGGAACAGGACAAATTTGGGAATGCAGGGATGCAACAGATGGTCCCTTGCACCCTCAGGATGATGCTCTACCCAAAGAGCAGATCTTGGGTTCTGAGCACTCAGGCGAGAACACTGTTGATGATGATGCCTCCTTACAGACTGTTATCTTACTTCCTTACAAAGAACTTGGTACCACTGCCAAGGAAAGGGATGAAACCATTGAAAATTCATATAATTCAGAATGTGAAGTTCCTCCTCTAGTTGTTGTTTCTCCAGTAACGGAAAATAATACACAACCTGGATATTGTGGAGATGTGGAGCAAGATGACTATATTGGTCTTGGTGATATGTTCAATGAACCGGAAGTTACTTCTGAAGTCAAGAAAGAAGCTAGCAAAGTAGAAGATATTGATGTAATGGCTTGGAGTAGTAACAGTGCTGATGATGAGGTAGATGATAGTAATGCTCCTGTATCAGTTGAGGGCTGCTTGGCTTTGTATACTGAACCAGAGCTGCTGTCTGAACCATGGCTGTGTGAGCACTGCACTAATGCTGCACGCATAAAAGTTGATGAAAGAAAAAATGTCATGGAGATGACTGACGGAGCTAATGAAATAAAGGATGGTGAGGAGATGATGGCAGGTGGTGATGGAAGAAAAGATGGTAAGAAGTTGATCGTGAGCTGCAGCAAACAGGAGGGCATTGATCAGGTTATGGGAACTGATGGTTGCAAAAAGGACATTGATCAGATTATGGCAACTGTTGATTGCTCTGACAATGTACATTCTGATATGCATTGCAAGGAAGCTAGGTGTGTTAATACTTCTTTGGCTGACCCTCAACAAAACTGTGATTGTAATTTTCCAGACACAGAAAATACTTCTATGCAGAGATCTGGTGCACTCTTCACTATGAATGAGACTGAACAGTCAAGCAATGAGACCAGCCACAAGGAACAGTGTATGGATTTGAAAAGATTAGAACTTGAGTCCTCATCTTTGAATAACCAACATGATTCACCTATCCAATATAATGATGGTCATAATGTGGATATAACCGCTAAAGCAGCAAGTGCACCACTGAGTTGTGGTGGTGAATCCGAGTCTTGCAATGCAACTAACAATGTTGAAGCTCCACCTGTTGGTGATACTGAAGAAGTTGTGTCGAGTAGCCTTCCATCAGATGCACAAAAAACCTTGCTTGGTGCAAAAGATAATGAAGATGCCATCACAAAGAATCAGGGCAGGAGGAAGCGAATGAAGATGGTTGGTAAGGCACAGTTAGAGCAAGATAACCAAAATAAGCAGAAAGATGATGAGACAAAGGTTTTCAGAGCTGCATTGAGAAGAATTCTTATAAGCAAGGCTCCACCTGTATTGACGATTAACTTGAACAGATTCAGCCAAGATTCTCATGGTCGATATAAAAAACTGAAAGGACATGTGCGCTTTAAGGAGATGCTTGATATACAACCATTCATGGACCCAAG ATGTAACGAGAACACCACCAGCACCTATCGTCTTGTTGGTGTTGTCGAGCACTTGGGAACCATGACGGGAGGTCATTATATTGCGTATGTGAGAGCTTGCAAGATTGGAGGTCGGCAGCAGCAGAGCAGTGGCTCAAAGTCTTGGTTTTATGCAAGCGATGGACAAGTCAGAGAAGCCTCTCTGGAAGAAGTGCTGAACTGTGAGGCTTACATTCTCTTTTATGAGAGGGTGGGCGACTAA